A DNA window from Desulforamulus hydrothermalis Lam5 = DSM 18033 contains the following coding sequences:
- the pfkA gene encoding 6-phosphofructokinase gives MQRIGVLTSGGDASGMNSCIRAVVRKAIYHGLEVIGIRRGYSGFIDADMGPMNLGSVADIISRGGTILHTARSERFKTKEGRALAMENVERFGIQGLVVIGGDGSFTGASIFSQEHGVPVICVPGTIDNDIAGTDYTIGFDTAVNNVVDAINKIRDTATSHERTFVIEVMGRNSGNIALAAGLAGGAESILIPEIPFNVEDICKKLLNGIKRGKLHSVILVAEGAASGLEIGQQIKALTGFDTKVTILGHLQRGGIPTAFDRILAARLGARAVELLMAGETHKMVGIRAGEIVATDLTEVLGKPSPINKDMYHLARILSI, from the coding sequence ATGCAAAGAATTGGCGTTTTAACCAGCGGCGGTGATGCTTCGGGAATGAACTCCTGCATCCGGGCGGTGGTGCGGAAAGCCATTTACCACGGCCTGGAGGTAATCGGCATCCGCCGCGGTTACAGCGGCTTTATAGATGCCGATATGGGCCCCATGAATCTGGGTTCGGTGGCAGACATTATCAGCCGGGGCGGTACGATCTTACATACAGCCAGGTCCGAGCGGTTTAAGACCAAGGAAGGCCGGGCCCTGGCCATGGAAAATGTGGAGCGGTTCGGTATTCAGGGCTTGGTGGTCATTGGCGGGGATGGCTCCTTTACCGGTGCCAGTATATTTTCACAAGAACACGGGGTGCCGGTCATTTGTGTGCCGGGCACCATAGATAACGATATTGCCGGCACCGATTATACCATTGGTTTTGATACTGCGGTTAACAACGTGGTGGATGCCATCAACAAAATTCGTGATACGGCAACTTCACACGAACGCACCTTTGTAATTGAAGTAATGGGTCGCAACTCGGGCAACATTGCCCTGGCCGCAGGATTGGCCGGCGGGGCGGAATCCATTTTAATTCCCGAGATACCCTTTAATGTAGAAGATATTTGCAAAAAACTGTTAAACGGCATTAAGCGGGGAAAACTGCATTCGGTTATTTTGGTGGCGGAAGGGGCGGCCAGCGGCCTGGAAATCGGCCAACAGATAAAAGCACTGACCGGTTTTGATACAAAAGTTACCATTTTGGGTCATTTGCAGCGGGGCGGTATCCCTACAGCCTTTGACCGTATTTTAGCAGCCCGGTTGGGTGCCCGGGCAGTGGAACTGTTGATGGCCGGCGAAACCCATAAAATGGTGGGCATCCGGGCAGGTGAAATTGTCGCTACCGATTTAACAGAAGTGCTGGGCAAACCAAGCCCCATCAATAAAGATATGTACCATCTGGCAAGAATACTATCTATCTAA
- the pyk gene encoding pyruvate kinase, giving the protein MRRTKIVCTIGPASENVETLKKMMLAGMNVARLNFSHGTHADHGRRIAAIRQAAAEVGKNIAIMLDTKGPEIRLKKFANPPVTLEPGQRFTLTTREVLGDNTIVAVTYQDLPRDVRPGSKVAIADGLIELTVEEVAGQDVHCRVVNGGQLSDQKGVNLPGVNVNLPAITEKDIADIHFGLSQGIDFIAASFIRKPADVIAIRQIVEQYGADVDIIAKIESRQGVDNLAEIINVADGIMVARGDLGVEIPAEEVPVLQKTMIEMCNLAGKPVITATQMLESMTQNPRPTRAEASDVANAIFDGTDAIMLSGETAAGKYPVQAVETMARIARRAELAVNFDDLPVARGAAMQRTVTDGISHAVCTIARELGVSAIITATASGHTARMIAKYRPQVLVVAVTPRAKVLRKLALVWGVEPLLIGDVTGTDEMIAGSVEAALASGLVAAGDLVVITAGVPVGVHGTTNMMKVHTVGTLLARGTGIGRRAVTGKVRICRTAQAALEQVQPGDILVTLATDRDFVPAMEKAAAVITEEGGLTSHAAIVGLEFGIPVIVGVENAAEILPEGEIITVDGQRGLIYGGVARVL; this is encoded by the coding sequence ATGCGACGCACCAAAATTGTTTGTACCATCGGCCCCGCCAGCGAAAATGTAGAAACCCTAAAAAAAATGATGCTGGCCGGTATGAATGTTGCGAGGTTGAACTTTTCCCACGGTACCCATGCAGATCACGGCCGGAGAATTGCCGCTATTCGCCAGGCAGCTGCTGAAGTGGGCAAGAATATTGCCATTATGCTGGATACCAAAGGCCCGGAGATTCGCCTGAAAAAATTTGCCAATCCCCCCGTTACCCTGGAGCCGGGGCAGCGTTTTACCCTGACCACCCGGGAAGTGTTGGGGGACAATACCATTGTGGCGGTAACCTATCAGGATTTGCCCCGGGATGTACGGCCGGGCAGCAAGGTGGCCATAGCTGACGGTTTAATTGAGCTGACAGTGGAGGAGGTGGCGGGACAGGATGTTCATTGCCGGGTGGTTAACGGCGGGCAGCTGTCTGACCAGAAAGGGGTTAACCTGCCCGGTGTTAATGTTAACCTGCCGGCCATTACGGAAAAGGACATTGCCGATATTCATTTTGGTCTGTCTCAGGGCATAGATTTTATTGCCGCTTCCTTTATCCGCAAGCCTGCCGATGTTATTGCCATCCGGCAAATTGTGGAACAGTACGGCGCAGATGTGGATATTATCGCTAAAATTGAAAGCCGTCAGGGGGTAGACAACCTGGCGGAAATTATTAACGTGGCCGACGGCATTATGGTGGCCCGGGGCGACCTGGGCGTGGAAATTCCGGCCGAAGAGGTGCCGGTTTTGCAAAAAACCATGATTGAAATGTGCAACCTGGCGGGCAAACCGGTAATCACCGCCACCCAAATGCTGGAATCCATGACCCAGAACCCCCGGCCCACCCGGGCGGAAGCCAGCGATGTAGCCAATGCCATTTTTGACGGCACAGATGCCATTATGCTCTCAGGGGAAACCGCTGCCGGCAAGTACCCGGTTCAGGCGGTAGAAACCATGGCCCGCATTGCCCGCCGGGCGGAACTGGCCGTAAATTTTGATGATCTGCCGGTGGCCCGGGGGGCGGCCATGCAGCGAACGGTAACAGACGGCATCAGCCACGCAGTCTGCACCATCGCCAGGGAACTGGGGGTTAGCGCCATTATAACGGCCACCGCCAGCGGTCATACCGCCAGGATGATTGCCAAGTATCGTCCCCAGGTACTGGTGGTGGCTGTTACGCCAAGGGCCAAAGTGCTAAGAAAACTGGCCCTGGTTTGGGGTGTGGAACCATTGTTAATCGGTGATGTAACAGGAACGGACGAAATGATTGCCGGCTCGGTGGAAGCCGCCCTGGCATCCGGTCTGGTTGCCGCCGGTGACCTGGTGGTTATTACCGCCGGGGTGCCGGTGGGTGTGCACGGTACCACCAATATGATGAAGGTGCATACCGTCGGCACGCTGCTGGCCAGGGGTACAGGCATCGGCCGGCGGGCTGTCACCGGCAAGGTGCGGATTTGCCGCACGGCACAGGCAGCTTTGGAGCAGGTACAGCCCGGGGATATTCTGGTTACTCTGGCCACCGACCGCGATTTTGTGCCGGCCATGGAAAAGGCTGCGGCGGTTATTACCGAGGAGGGAGGCTTAACCTCCCATGCTGCCATTGTCGGATTGGAATTTGGGATCCCGGTTATTGTGGGTGTGGAGAACGCCGCTGAAATCTTGCCGGAGGGTGAAATTATTACGGTGGACGGCCAGCGGGGCTTGATTTACGGTGGCGTGGCCAGAGTGCTGTAA